The Alphaproteobacteria bacterium genome includes a region encoding these proteins:
- a CDS encoding oligopeptide/dipeptide ABC transporter ATP-binding protein — protein sequence MALLEIENLSVTFGTHSGALRAVDQVSFSTDQGEVLGIVGESGSGKSVSMLALMGLIGFPGVVRADKLRFDGRDVLAMSAAERRKIAGKDIAMIFQEPMTSLNPCFTVGYQIMETLRIHEGGSRKSRRARTIELLEQVGIPAAATRLDAFPHQLSGGMNQRVMIAMAIACNPRLLIADEPTTALDVTIQAQILDLLLKLQRERGMALILITHDMGVVAETARRVVVMYAGQIVEEQKADSLFAAPHHPYTSALLDALPERSHGERRLPTIAGVVPGLSDRPNGCLFNPRCRFADDRCRAEQPALRSQNGTRVRCHYPIGMAAHEEARQ from the coding sequence ATGGCGCTTCTCGAAATCGAAAATCTCTCGGTCACGTTCGGCACGCATTCGGGCGCTTTGCGCGCGGTCGATCAAGTCAGCTTCTCGACCGACCAAGGCGAAGTGCTCGGCATCGTCGGGGAATCGGGCTCGGGCAAAAGCGTTTCCATGCTCGCCCTCATGGGCCTCATCGGATTTCCCGGCGTCGTCCGGGCCGACAAGCTGCGCTTTGACGGCCGCGATGTGCTCGCCATGAGTGCGGCCGAGCGGCGCAAGATCGCCGGCAAGGACATCGCCATGATTTTCCAGGAGCCGATGACCAGCCTCAACCCGTGCTTCACGGTGGGCTATCAGATCATGGAGACGCTCCGGATTCACGAGGGTGGTTCGCGCAAGTCGCGTCGCGCGCGCACCATCGAACTCCTCGAACAGGTCGGCATTCCGGCGGCCGCCACGCGGCTCGACGCATTTCCGCATCAGCTTTCGGGCGGGATGAATCAGCGCGTAATGATTGCCATGGCGATCGCCTGCAATCCTCGACTGCTGATCGCGGACGAGCCGACGACCGCACTCGACGTGACCATCCAGGCCCAGATCCTCGATCTTCTTCTCAAGCTTCAGCGCGAACGCGGCATGGCGCTCATTCTCATTACCCACGACATGGGCGTCGTCGCGGAGACCGCGCGTCGTGTCGTCGTCATGTATGCCGGCCAAATCGTGGAAGAGCAGAAGGCCGATTCGCTCTTTGCGGCACCGCATCACCCTTACACCTCGGCCCTCCTCGACGCACTTCCCGAGCGAAGTCACGGCGAGCGGCGTCTGCCGACCATCGCGGGCGTCGTTCCCGGCTTGAGCGACCGTCCAAACGGGTGCCTGTTCAATCCGCGCTGCCGCTTCGCCGACGATCGCTGCCGGGCCGAGCAGCCGGCGCTTCGATCGCAGAACGGTACGCGGGTGCGTTGCCATTATCCGATCGGCATGGCAGCGCATGAAGAGGCGCGCCAATGA
- a CDS encoding ABC transporter permease subunit, translating into MTTDTERLAPTAPAPPGPILETWRYFRANAGAVAGLIIIGIIILLAIFADAISPHSPTAIHDDAFLRPPFWEDGGSATYLLGTDAIGRDMLSRLIHGTRYSLLIGSVVVTISLVSGVVVGLIAGFFRGATEIMIMRFMDIVLTMPGLLLAIVIVAILGPGIINAVISVGIVYLPYFVRVTRAAVIGELAKDYVTASRVNGASTARLMFLTILPNCLAPLIVQASLSFSTGILDAAALGFLGLGAQAPTPEWGTMLADAREFVLRAWWVVTLPGLAILITVLAFNLMGDGLRDALDPRLKR; encoded by the coding sequence ATGACGACCGACACCGAACGCCTTGCGCCAACCGCTCCCGCCCCGCCCGGACCCATTCTGGAGACGTGGCGGTATTTCCGCGCCAATGCCGGTGCTGTCGCCGGGCTGATTATAATCGGCATTATCATCTTGTTGGCGATATTTGCGGACGCGATTTCGCCTCACTCGCCCACCGCGATCCATGACGATGCCTTCCTGCGGCCCCCGTTTTGGGAGGATGGCGGATCGGCCACTTATCTCCTCGGCACCGACGCGATCGGCCGGGACATGCTCTCGCGGCTCATCCATGGAACGCGTTACTCGCTGCTTATCGGTAGTGTCGTCGTCACGATATCGCTGGTCAGCGGCGTGGTCGTTGGCCTTATCGCCGGATTCTTCCGAGGCGCGACCGAAATCATGATCATGCGCTTCATGGACATTGTGTTGACCATGCCCGGCCTGCTGCTCGCGATCGTCATCGTGGCGATCCTCGGCCCCGGCATCATCAATGCGGTGATTTCCGTTGGGATCGTGTATCTGCCTTATTTCGTCCGTGTGACACGGGCGGCCGTGATCGGCGAGCTTGCCAAGGATTATGTGACGGCGTCGCGTGTGAACGGCGCTTCGACGGCGCGGCTCATGTTCCTGACGATCTTGCCGAACTGTCTTGCACCCCTCATCGTCCAGGCGAGCTTGAGTTTCTCGACGGGCATCCTGGATGCGGCAGCCCTCGGCTTTCTCGGCCTCGGCGCGCAGGCGCCCACCCCCGAGTGGGGTACGATGCTTGCCGATGCGCGGGAATTCGTTTTGCGCGCCTGGTGGGTGGTCACGCTTCCCGGCCTTGCGATCTTGATCACGGTGTTGGCCTTCAACCTCATGGGGGATGGGCTGCGCGACGCCCTCGACCCCCGGCTGAAGCGCTGA
- a CDS encoding ABC transporter permease subunit yields the protein MLRFIFTRLTLIIPTFIGITLLAFLLVHSVPGDPIEAMSGERGLPPARHAELLHDYGLDRPLYVQYLVYIEHVLSGDLGLSLITHAPVVEEFKELFPATIELSVSAMLFAILLGLPAGIIAAVRRNSIFDHGVMGVSLTGYSMPIFWWGLLLIIFFSNTLEWTPVSGRIGAEYDVEPVTGFLLIDSLFSDDEGAFRSALSHLILPMIVLGTIPLAVIARMTRSSMLEVLGEDYIRTARAKGLAPVLVICIHALRNALIPVITVIGLYIGSLFAGAILTETIFSWPGVGKWLVEAINRRDYPVLQGGVMLIGTVVMFVNLTVDVLYGFINPRIRHTR from the coding sequence ATGCTCCGCTTCATTTTCACCCGGCTAACACTGATAATTCCGACCTTCATCGGAATAACGCTGCTTGCGTTTTTGCTGGTCCATTCGGTGCCGGGCGATCCGATCGAAGCGATGTCGGGAGAGCGCGGCCTTCCGCCCGCGCGGCATGCCGAACTCCTCCATGACTACGGGCTCGACCGTCCGCTTTATGTCCAGTACTTGGTCTATATCGAGCACGTGCTGTCGGGCGATCTCGGGCTATCCCTCATCACGCACGCGCCGGTGGTCGAAGAATTCAAGGAGCTTTTTCCGGCCACGATCGAGCTTTCGGTCTCGGCGATGCTGTTCGCTATTCTCCTTGGATTGCCCGCCGGCATCATTGCCGCCGTACGGCGCAACTCGATCTTCGATCACGGCGTCATGGGAGTTTCCCTGACCGGCTATTCGATGCCGATCTTCTGGTGGGGCCTGCTGCTCATCATCTTTTTCTCGAACACGCTCGAGTGGACGCCCGTCTCGGGTCGCATCGGCGCTGAGTACGATGTCGAACCCGTGACCGGGTTCCTTTTGATCGACAGCTTGTTTTCGGACGACGAGGGTGCTTTTAGGTCGGCACTTAGCCACCTGATCTTGCCGATGATCGTCCTCGGCACTATTCCGCTTGCAGTGATCGCGCGCATGACGCGCTCCTCGATGCTCGAGGTGCTCGGCGAGGACTATATACGCACCGCCCGCGCCAAGGGATTGGCGCCCGTCTTGGTGATATGCATCCACGCCTTGCGGAATGCACTGATTCCCGTGATCACGGTGATCGGACTTTATATCGGCTCGCTTTTCGCGGGAGCCATCCTGACCGAGACGATTTTCTCCTGGCCCGGCGTGGGAAAATGGCTCGTCGAGGCGATCAATCGCCGCGACTACCCCGTACTCCAAGGGGGGGTCATGCTGATCGGCACGGTCGTGATGTTCGTAAACCTGACCGTCGACGTGCTCTATGGCTTCATCAATCCGCGCATCCGGCATACCCGGTGA
- a CDS encoding ABC transporter substrate-binding protein, with amino-acid sequence MKRHLLAAGLGLAAAVTFATGGQAKTLVYCSEGSPENFYPAINTTGTSFDASARQIYNRLVEFKMGTTETEPGLAQSWDVSPDGLTYTFHLRKGVKWQTTKNFKPTRDFDADDVIFSFDRQSNKDNPYFKVTSDNHTYYNDMDMPKIVKSIEKVDANTVRIVLNVPNAPFLANMAMDFASISSKEYADAMMKAGKPETVDQEPVGTGPFALESYQKDAQIRYKANPTFWRGKPKIDGLVFAITPDASVRFAKLKSGECNVMPYPAPADIPAMKSDPKLTVYEQAGLNIAYLAFNTTKKPFDDKRVRQALNMAINKKAIIDAVYLGTGIPAKNPIPPSMWSYNDAVKDYPYDPAQAKKMLADAGYPNGFESDLWYMPVQRPYNPNAKRIAELMQADLAKVGVTAKLVTYEWGEYRKRLQAGEAMMAQFGWTGDNGDPDNFLYTLLGCAAAPVGGGNAARWCYKPFDDLVVQAQQTSDIKKRTELYKQAQVIFKEEAPWYTIAHGVQTAATTKNVEGFKLSPLGYHDFSEVSLK; translated from the coding sequence ATGAAACGACATCTGTTGGCGGCGGGCCTCGGTCTTGCGGCTGCCGTAACATTCGCCACGGGTGGGCAGGCCAAGACCTTGGTGTATTGCTCCGAAGGTAGTCCGGAAAACTTCTATCCCGCCATCAATACGACGGGCACGTCGTTCGATGCTTCGGCGCGTCAAATCTACAACCGGCTCGTCGAGTTCAAGATGGGAACAACCGAGACCGAGCCCGGGCTCGCGCAGAGCTGGGACGTCTCGCCGGACGGCCTCACCTACACGTTCCATTTGCGCAAGGGCGTGAAATGGCAGACCACGAAGAACTTCAAGCCGACTCGCGACTTCGACGCCGATGACGTGATCTTCAGCTTCGATCGTCAATCGAACAAGGACAATCCCTACTTCAAGGTGACGAGCGACAACCATACGTACTACAACGACATGGACATGCCGAAGATCGTGAAGTCGATCGAGAAGGTCGACGCCAACACGGTCCGGATCGTGCTGAACGTGCCAAATGCGCCGTTCCTTGCGAACATGGCGATGGACTTCGCCTCGATCAGCTCCAAGGAATACGCCGACGCCATGATGAAGGCTGGCAAGCCCGAGACGGTCGACCAGGAGCCGGTCGGCACGGGCCCCTTCGCGCTTGAGAGCTACCAAAAGGACGCGCAGATTCGCTACAAGGCGAACCCGACTTTTTGGCGCGGCAAACCGAAGATCGACGGGCTCGTTTTCGCGATCACGCCGGACGCATCAGTGCGCTTCGCCAAACTCAAGTCGGGCGAGTGCAACGTGATGCCATATCCCGCACCGGCCGATATTCCCGCGATGAAGAGCGACCCGAAGCTGACGGTCTACGAGCAAGCCGGCCTCAACATCGCCTATCTTGCCTTCAACACGACGAAGAAACCCTTTGACGACAAACGCGTGCGCCAAGCCCTGAACATGGCGATCAACAAGAAGGCGATAATCGACGCCGTTTATCTCGGCACCGGCATACCGGCGAAGAACCCGATTCCGCCCTCCATGTGGTCCTACAACGACGCGGTCAAAGACTATCCCTACGATCCGGCCCAGGCGAAAAAGATGCTCGCCGACGCAGGCTATCCGAACGGCTTCGAGTCGGATCTATGGTATATGCCTGTTCAGCGCCCCTACAATCCGAACGCCAAGCGCATCGCCGAGTTGATGCAGGCCGATCTCGCCAAAGTGGGCGTCACGGCCAAGCTCGTCACTTACGAATGGGGCGAGTACCGCAAGAGGCTCCAGGCGGGCGAAGCCATGATGGCGCAATTCGGATGGACCGGCGACAATGGCGATCCGGATAACTTCCTCTATACCCTTCTCGGTTGCGCTGCAGCACCCGTCGGCGGAGGCAACGCCGCCCGCTGGTGCTACAAGCCCTTCGACGATCTCGTCGTCCAGGCGCAGCAAACGTCCGATATCAAGAAGCGCACGGAGCTTTATAAACAAGCTCAAGTGATCTTCAAAGAGGAAGCACCGTGGTACACCATCGCGCACGGCGTGCAGACCGCCGCCACGACGAAGAATGTCGAGGGCTTCAAGTTGAGCCCGCTCGGCTACCACGACTTCTCTGAGGTGAGCCTCAAGTAG
- a CDS encoding thioesterase family protein codes for MKLDAAPLFSTVADRYSRFQPVHDRLSSPVMPTALGSGPAPAPLDLHRETVLPEWVDYNGHMNLAYYLLAFDHAADRVFEFLDLGSPYIKRTNCSIFALETHLTYERELKAGEPIRCTSQLVDFDAKRVQLFHNMYHATEGYLAATNEILSIHVDLGTRRSRPFSPETADTLARLMAEHRKLPRPPQVGRAIRIKRSA; via the coding sequence TTGAAACTGGACGCGGCCCCGCTCTTCTCCACTGTCGCCGACCGCTATTCTCGTTTTCAGCCCGTCCACGATCGACTATCCTCGCCCGTCATGCCGACGGCACTTGGATCCGGCCCCGCTCCCGCACCCCTTGATCTCCATCGCGAGACTGTTTTGCCCGAATGGGTCGACTATAACGGCCACATGAACTTGGCCTACTATTTGTTGGCGTTCGACCACGCTGCCGATCGTGTGTTCGAGTTTCTCGATCTCGGTTCGCCCTACATCAAACGCACGAATTGCTCGATTTTTGCACTCGAGACCCATCTGACCTACGAGCGCGAGCTGAAGGCGGGCGAGCCAATTCGCTGTACGAGCCAGCTCGTCGATTTCGACGCCAAGCGCGTTCAGCTCTTCCACAACATGTATCACGCAACCGAAGGCTATCTCGCGGCGACCAACGAAATCCTTAGCATTCACGTCGATCTCGGCACGCGCCGCTCGCGTCCCTTTTCGCCCGAGACGGCTGACACGCTCGCGCGGCTGATGGCGGAACATAGAAAACTGCCGAGGCCGCCGCAAGTTGGGCGCGCCATTCGCATCAAGCGTAGTGCGTGA